The genomic segment GATGTGTTTTATGACTTTTGTTGTTCTTATGCGCAGGAGCATGAAGAGCTGGCTATGGCATTGGTCAATGAGTTCTGGAGGCCAGAGAAAGATGACTATCGCTCAATGGTTCAGCAATGTCTGATGCACCCAACGCCAGCAGGTATCAAGAATGGTGATGGTTTCGACTGGGGCGCTATCGCAGTAGATCTTTCTCGGATGATGAATCTGGCGGATGAGAAACTGAAAGAAGGGAGTTTGCTGGATGCTGCTGAGATTGCCCGATATGTGATGACACTGACTTGTGCTGAATATGAGGCTGACCATCCGTATGGAGAACAATACGGTGAGATTTGGGCACTACGTCGTGAAGGTCTTCGTGACGTGATGGCCAGGGCAAAGGCTATGCTTATCGACCTGCTTGTTACGGGAGAGGACATCGATGATGACTCCCAGAGAGGTATAATGAAAGAGATTGTTGCAGAATGCAAGCCCTTCAAGAAGACCCATATCTGTAGAATGGACGAGTTTCTGGAGGATGCGCAGGCGAAGGTGCTGTCACCGAAGCGATATATCGCATGGCTTCAGAAGAAAGTGGATAACACACGAGGTGGTTACTTCCGCAAACCGTATCTGGAGAAAATGGTTCGGTTTCTGGATAAGATGGGGAAGCGCAATGAAGCTATTGCTGCGATGGAAGCCAACAAAGATAAGAATGAAGAATTGAGACTGCTTTATGTGGATATGCTGACGGAGTGGAAGATGTATGACGAAGCTCTCAAAGTTGCTGACATCGATAATCTTACTCGTGCTGGTCTCTACGGCTATTCGGGAAAGATTCTTGCAATTCTTGATCTGATAAATGACCGTGACAAGACCATTGAAGTATGTAAGGATCAATTTAAGAAGACTGACAGGAAACATGTGTACTTCGACCGACTCCAAAAGGAAATGACGAAGGAGGAATGGGATGCTTTCATTGATGATACCATCCGTGATGCAGATGAGGTGTTTGTGCATGATTACGATGATGTGGAAGCACAGATTTACATGGAGCGGAAGATGTATGACCATTTGGTGAAGTTCTGCATGCATACCTCATATAATGCGGAGGAGAATCTGGAGAAATATGCCAAGTATATGTCAGAGGCTGACCAAAGGCTGGTGGCGCAGGACATCATTGAGCGGATGAAGCGACGTGCTCCAGAATGCAAGCGCGGTGATGACTATGACCATTTCGCTGGTTGGATAAGGAGGCTTTACAACTCTTCGCCTGAGTGTGAAAAGATTGCGAGAGAGGTTGCGGAGGAGATTGTGAAGGAGAATCCGAATAAGGCGTTTAGGAGGATGTTTGAGAGAGTTGGGGTGATGTAGAAGTATCAATATATAAGAAATCATTTGGAGACGATGTTTAGAATATTAGCTATACAAGTTCAGAAAGAGTGCAAGGACAGTATGAGAAGATGCCTTGTGCCAGGGATGATGTACTATCTCAACAATGAGTATGTTATTTCCGAAACGGCAAATTCTAAATGCACAATGAGCAGGAGGACTCCGTTTGCTAAAAATATCGATGAACAATTCTATAGGATTGACCCTGACAAGAATATCCGTATCAATGTTTCGGCAATTGTGGGCGAAAATGGAGCGGGAAAGAGTACACTCGTGGAATTACTACTAAGGACGATTAACAATGCCGCTATTAAATTTGAGTTACTCGCAGATAAGGATGAATTGGTGTATGTAGAAGGGCTATATGTAAGTGTGTACTTTGAAAGCGATGGCAGTATTTTTAAATTAATGGTAGCGGGGGGAAAAGATGATATAAGCTTAAAGGAAGTAGGTAAGATAAAGCCAGATGGTGTTACACAGGAAGATCGTGAGCTGAGTACTGACGAGGTTAAAGAGTGCTTTTTCTATACGCTGGTGTCTAACTATTCGCACTACGCCTATAATACATACGACTTTAGGAGCGAGTGGATTAAACAAACTGACGAGGATAGCTGCTGGCTAAAGTGGTTGTTCCACAAGAACGACGGTTATCAGGCTCCACTAACTTTGCATCCATTTAGGGATAAGGGTACCATAGGGATTGAACGAGAAAAGGAACTTTCGAACCAGAGGTTGTTGTATTTCTTTATGGACTATGGTAAAACGGCGGGGCAAAACAGCGTATTTGAAAACATCAAGAATAAAAGGCCTAAATATCTGAACCTTGTTGAAGTGAAGAAATCGAAACTTCAGGAGCACACAATATTGAGATTCTTTCAAGAGGAAAAGAATACTTATCTGTTGAAAGAACAAATCGGTATAGCGGAAACTATTGGTATCACCAAGTTGAAAGACGGGAAACTTTTAGCAAAGAATGACACGGAACTTATAAAGAAAATAATTGTCCCATTGGAACATTTAGCCTATCGAACCATGGGGCTGGATAAAGACAGGCAGAACCGTCATCACCTCCTTTTCCGGACTATGAAGACTTGGATAGAGGAAAAAGATAAAGAACTGAAAGACAAAGGTAAGGATGGGTTACTGCCAGTAGAAAGTGATTTGAAAAAGTTACTTGAAGTTCTTGAGAGTTTGCATGGCTATCTAAAAGCTGAAACCTATCAACGAGCAAAAAAACTTGAACTACTTTTAGATAGGTATTCATGTATGAACCTCTGCCAGTTACAGCGATTGGAATTGATAGATGATGTGTGTGATTTTTGGAATGGCCATGTGGCAGGTGTGGATATTGAGGAGGATATGGTGGTATTCGACCTGACGCCTACATCTATCGTGAAGGATTATGGTGAACTCACACAGAAAGAAAAGTGCTACCACTATATCGTCTATAAGACCATTGATATTTTTGAGACATATACCAGATTGTATGATGATCCGACGAGATACTTTCATACTATGCCACTGGGATTTCAAGGTACAACTGGTAATATTACTGCTGTTCCCATGGAAAAAGCATACATAAGGCTGGTGGCAGACGTGAGAATGGAGAAGACACATATTACATTGAAGTTAAGGCAGACTCTCTACTATTTAGAGCACTCACTTAAGGACGATGCTGATGGATATGTGGTAAAAGGAAAACTTGTGGAAGGATTTGACGGATTCTGCTTGTCGCTTGAGGATCTTGCAGCATATTATGCAGAAGAGGAGGAACGCAATGCAGATACACTGCCGCCACCAATATACGAGAGGCATTTCATATTTGAGACAACGGACGGAAGATTGACAGATATGGATACTTTCAGTTCTGGGGAGAAACAAATCCTGAACACGCAAAGTGCCATTATCTATCATTTGCAAAACCTGTGCAGTATCTTTAAGGACAAATCAAGGATGAAATTCTCCAAGGTGAATATCATATTGGAAGAGATAGAACTGTATTTCCATCCTGACTACCAAAGGAAGTTTGTTGACAGTCTAATATACTTACTGGAACATTCGGGAATAGAGGATGCTATCACCGATATTAACATCATCATTGTGACACACTCACCATTCATCCTGTCGGACATTCCCAAGAGCAATGTGCTGTTTATAAAAGACGGTCGAATAGACAACACCATGCAGACGAATACATTCGGAGCAAATATTCATAATCTGCTTAAAAACGGATTCTTTCTGCCTGGGTTGCCGATGGGAGAGTTTGCACATAGGAAGATAGATGGGCTGTTTGCTAAACTTAATTCGGGTGAATTTCCTTTGGAGATACTTGATGATATCTATCGTGATATTATGTTAGTTGGAGAACCCGTGTTAAGAAACGAACTGTTGATGCTGTTTGGAGGTTACAAATCACTTAAACAATGATAAACATTCAGTATCTTCATAGCCATCATCTTGATGGAATATGCCAAGCATGGAAAGATGCTGCAAAAGTACTGGTTGAGAAAAAAACAACCACCAAGAAGTATGCCTATACTCAAAAGTATGCTGACGGCACGTCGCAGACATTTCTATATGACACCCTTAAGGATAAAATATATGGGAGCTGTGAACTGATTTTAGAGGGCCTGATTCCTGACGATACATTTTTTGATACAAATTTTGAGGTGTCATGCGGATTACTGAAGGAGGAACTGGATTTTGTGTTTACAGACATTTGGACATACGTAGGAAAAGACTGGTTACAGGTGAAAGAAGATGCGGATAGGTGTGATAATAACAAGAAGGATACATGCTTATATTTCTATGTCTATAATGCATTGAAGGAGCCTTTCGAAGAACTCTATAAGTATATGCAGGAGTTGATGCAGGACATGGTATTTACAGAACTCAACATACGTACATGCCCTTATTGCAATAGGCAATACACCTTTACGCTAAAACCCAACAAGAAGGGGGAACCGCATACAAGCCCTGAATTTGATCATTTTTATCCCAAGAGTTTATATCCTACACTTGCTATCTCGTTTTATAATCTGGTGCCATCGTGTCATTGCTGTAATCACGGGAAAGGACAGAAACGACTACATATCAATCCCTACGAAAAAGGATTCCAAGGAGATTTTTGTATTGTAAACAAAGACGGCTACCGGTTAAATATTAAAGAGGTTTTGGACATAAAGGATGAAAAGGATATATATGTTGGATATAATGGGACACTTGATGAAAGAGAGGATGTAAGAATTCTTGGGTTGGATCAATTGTACACTATGCACAGTGACTATATACAAGAGATCATTGACAATGTGAACGACTATAACGAGGCATCAGCTAACGGACTGATTGACTCTTTCCAAGGCATATATAACACGCCACAGCAAATATACGACTTTGTATGGGGGCGGCATTTAGAACTGGCAGAACAAGAGTTGCGTCCGCTCTCTAAGTTTACTAAGGATATATTGGAACAGGTCGGGGTGAAGAGGTGATATTGAGAATTATGCCACGGTTATCAATAAAGTACATATTAGGAGGAATTATTATCTATGCCGAACTACTGATTGTTGGGCTGAGGGACTATATATGTTCTGAAGTGATTGACAAATGGTATACATTTGGCATTATAGCAGAAAGAGTAGCTGCGTGCCCATGGCTAATAGTGGTAACATCGGTGATACTGGCTATACCTTACTATTATATCATAGAGCATGTATATCGCCATAAGCGGTTCTCGTTATTGCGATTTGCTTTTTTCACAACAACGGCATTGATGTTTTTCTCACTTAATGGTGTGGCATTGACGGGCGGATTTGCATTGACCATCGCTCTTGGCTGTTGTTTCGTTGGGTTATGTGTTTTAGAAGTAATCAAGTCGTTATGGAATAATGATGGGCAAGTTACACTCATTCAGGAGAATAAGGAGCCTATAGCCAAAGGGTTCTCAAATATTACGAAGGATGATGATCTTTATGATTTGGGATGGGAGAGTTATGCTAAGGGACTGTATGATAAACTGGTCGCTACGAATGTAGAAGAAGCCTACGCTGTAGGCCTTAATGCGAAATGGGGTTATGGAAAGACGACCTTCCTTAATGAAATCAAGAAGAACTTGACGGGTGATGAAATCCTTATGGACTTTAATCCTTGGTTAAGTAATTGTCCGGACCAGATTGTGAAAGACTTTTTTGAAAACCTAAAAGAAAAACTACTGAAATATGACAATCAGATAAACGATGACATCGATAACTACGTGAAACTGCTTATCAATATGGATGTACATCCATTGATAACCTCCGTAGCAAAACTTTGGGAAGGGGTTTCTTCAACGAGTATTGCTGATAGTAGGGATAATATTCAAACTCGCATCAATCGTATCGGCAAAAAAATCATTGTCGTGATAGATGATTTAGACAGGCTTGAAAAGGATGAGATATATGAAGTACTAAAACTCATAAGGAATACTGCCAAGTTTAAAAACCTTATTTATATTGTTGCTTACGACAGATATTATATCTGTACCACATTAAAAGAAAAAGGTATCGTAGCCCCAGAAACATACCTATATAAGATATTTCAAATGGAGGTGCTGCTACCTACATTTGAAGGTGACTTAATAGAGAAGATGTTGATGGATGAGCTTAAGAAACAGTTGGATGGTGAAGTACAGCTAAATTTCTTGAAGGCAATTGAGAATGAAGTCAGCAAAGCTAATCACACAAAAAGAGCTATCGTTTTTTTCCTTAAAAACTTTCGGGACGTAAAGCGGTTTGCGAATTTACTCTGCTTGGAGATAGAACAAGTAGCGACCGTAAAGCTTGTACATGATGTGCTCCCATGGGGATTGTTCTGGCTTGAAATTATCCATTATGCCTATGAGGATGTATATCTGAAACTAAGAGATAACTATACGGAATTGCTGGCAGAAAATGGTTTTGACGGAAAACTGACGTTGAAGGATGGTAAGAATGATAATGGTATATTGGACGAGCACTTGTTTGAAGTATTGAAATATATGTTTGGGCCATCGACTGATTGTAGAGGTATAAACAACATCAACAGCTATTCAACCTATTTTAGCTTACGTCCATATATAGACCAGGTGGGGTGGTCAGATTTTATCTACTCTGTTAATACAAATGATGATCAAGTTGTTGAGCAGAAGATGAAGGAATGGCTTGATTCTCCAGAGGGAAAAGAAGCCTCGTTGTATTCAAGATTTAAAGGTATTAAAATAGGAAAATCCACGAGATTCAGCAAGGCGTTTGTACATTATTTCAAGGCTTTGGAATTTTGGGCTGATTACAAAAATAACAGTGTCTGCAAGTATTATCTTCCCAAAATATATCATCACATCGTGGACAAACGCAATTGTAATGACGGGATGACATCTCATGTCTGTGATTTTTTTGACAAGACGATTAATCATCTATTGGAAAAACGTGAGAATTGTGTTCTTCTGATGGATATATTGACGGAAGTGTATCCAATGGATTTCGGTGAAGAATACCTCATAAATGACAATGTTATAGGTGAGGAGAAGATAAAAGAATATGTAGTTATGGCTTTCAATAAGTTTATTGAAGGTCGAGAGATAAAGGTTGAGGATCTTTGTGACGATAAAAGCGAGATACATAGGCTTATTAAGAGCGCTAAGATTGATATGACAGAAGATTTTGGAGGCGCTCCATTCTTTGTGTTTGATTTTCTTTTAAGGGATTATTTTAAGAATAAGCCTGTAAAGGATAGTGCCGCAGTTTTGATGAATACATTCAGGCTCAATGGGGATATGATTGATTGGGGGTATGAAGAGGATGAATTGAGACATGATTTGTCTAACCGTATTTCTAAATATTTTGTGAGTCTGATCTGGTATCGCAATTTCCTTTGGCAGTGCGTTGCAGAAGAAAGAACAGTCGTTGACAAGTATATGAAAGATAATTTGTTGGCGTAACGTAGAAGACAGTATTGATTATGTTGGAGTCAAAGATGACGAAATCCGATTTTAACTATGATGAACAAGGACGGGCTATACTTGGCTCGGCCAAGGAGATGGCGGCATGGGTTGAACTTGGGTTTGAAGAACAAGATAAGAGAAAGATTCTTGACGAACCATTTTATAAGCATTATATTGATCTCTGTAATTGTGTACTCTATATTTCCTATCCGATAGACAGCAAGGAACCCCAATCCCAGATCTTTAATCTTTGTGATATGGCAGGGGTAGTGCCAGGGATTGAAAAGATAGAGGACGACCCAAATTATCTTTTTGAGGTAAAGCTTGATATTCATCTTGAAGGTTCTATACTCTACGGAAATTTCTTCCATTATGTGAAGTTTGACGGGATGGTTAGAATGGACGATACTACGATAAACAATACCTTTAGTTGTTTCAAATGTCTTTTTAACGGATATGTATTTATGCAAGGGATTCGTCTGGATGGAGGATATTCTTTTGAACAATGCTATTTCAACAAGGGGCTTTTGATGTCAAGTGCCGTGGTGGGCAGTATTAATGCAGAGTTCGGTAATTGTCTTTTTAAAGAATGTTTATCTTTGGCGGCAGCAGGCTTTACTAAGCAGACACATTCAAATCCGATAGAACTAAGGAATAGCACCGTAGACAATCTGAATATTTCAAATATAAGAACAGATGGCATTCCATTTTATATTCAAGATACAACGATTCATGGAATGAAAATGGATAATCTGAAGATGGATGGAACCCTTGGCTTTTATTCGTGTGATTTGGATGGAATCGTCACTTCGGTTATTGATGAGGAGAGCACAAATAACCATATCAAAGAGCTATTGCTACATAGCTGTAATGTCAAGGCTCAATGTCATATTGAGAATAGCGATATAGAAAAAGTTGCCATTACGTTCGGTAGAATTGAAGATTCTGGCCGGCTGCGCCTTTCACAATGTAATGTTGGGGAGTTTGTGCTTGGGTCATCGTCTATTTTGGGACTGATGGATTTTTTCGGGAATACGATTACTTCTATAAGTATGGAGGAATCTTGTGTTCCAGGGTATCTTAATTTTCAAGGCAATGATGTGAAAGAGTTTAAGGACAGGCAGACTTTGAGGTTGCTTAAGAATGAAGCAATAAAAGTGAATGATAAAGTGGCAGCTATGCAGCTTTATGCGAAAGAAATGAAATTATTGCTATCTGACGAAAGTGTTTCGAAAGGAGATAAGGTGTCTTTGTGGTTAAATAAGGCATTTAGTAACTTTGGACAAAACTGGATAAAGGCGTTGCTTGTAACTTTGATGTTGAGCATGACCTTTACACTCTTGATGCTGGGCATAGGCTCCCGAATTTATCAGTTCAATCTGAGTGGGGAGTTTATAGGGGTTGGTACGTTTGTTACTGCCTTGCTGGATAGCATCAACGTGTTCAGTATACCTTTATTCAGTGAAACTATTGAAAAAT from the Prevotella sp. E15-22 genome contains:
- a CDS encoding AAA family ATPase, translating into MFRILAIQVQKECKDSMRRCLVPGMMYYLNNEYVISETANSKCTMSRRTPFAKNIDEQFYRIDPDKNIRINVSAIVGENGAGKSTLVELLLRTINNAAIKFELLADKDELVYVEGLYVSVYFESDGSIFKLMVAGGKDDISLKEVGKIKPDGVTQEDRELSTDEVKECFFYTLVSNYSHYAYNTYDFRSEWIKQTDEDSCWLKWLFHKNDGYQAPLTLHPFRDKGTIGIEREKELSNQRLLYFFMDYGKTAGQNSVFENIKNKRPKYLNLVEVKKSKLQEHTILRFFQEEKNTYLLKEQIGIAETIGITKLKDGKLLAKNDTELIKKIIVPLEHLAYRTMGLDKDRQNRHHLLFRTMKTWIEEKDKELKDKGKDGLLPVESDLKKLLEVLESLHGYLKAETYQRAKKLELLLDRYSCMNLCQLQRLELIDDVCDFWNGHVAGVDIEEDMVVFDLTPTSIVKDYGELTQKEKCYHYIVYKTIDIFETYTRLYDDPTRYFHTMPLGFQGTTGNITAVPMEKAYIRLVADVRMEKTHITLKLRQTLYYLEHSLKDDADGYVVKGKLVEGFDGFCLSLEDLAAYYAEEEERNADTLPPPIYERHFIFETTDGRLTDMDTFSSGEKQILNTQSAIIYHLQNLCSIFKDKSRMKFSKVNIILEEIELYFHPDYQRKFVDSLIYLLEHSGIEDAITDINIIIVTHSPFILSDIPKSNVLFIKDGRIDNTMQTNTFGANIHNLLKNGFFLPGLPMGEFAHRKIDGLFAKLNSGEFPLEILDDIYRDIMLVGEPVLRNELLMLFGGYKSLKQ
- a CDS encoding HNH endonuclease; the encoded protein is MINIQYLHSHHLDGICQAWKDAAKVLVEKKTTTKKYAYTQKYADGTSQTFLYDTLKDKIYGSCELILEGLIPDDTFFDTNFEVSCGLLKEELDFVFTDIWTYVGKDWLQVKEDADRCDNNKKDTCLYFYVYNALKEPFEELYKYMQELMQDMVFTELNIRTCPYCNRQYTFTLKPNKKGEPHTSPEFDHFYPKSLYPTLAISFYNLVPSCHCCNHGKGQKRLHINPYEKGFQGDFCIVNKDGYRLNIKEVLDIKDEKDIYVGYNGTLDEREDVRILGLDQLYTMHSDYIQEIIDNVNDYNEASANGLIDSFQGIYNTPQQIYDFVWGRHLELAEQELRPLSKFTKDILEQVGVKR
- a CDS encoding P-loop NTPase fold protein translates to MPRLSIKYILGGIIIYAELLIVGLRDYICSEVIDKWYTFGIIAERVAACPWLIVVTSVILAIPYYYIIEHVYRHKRFSLLRFAFFTTTALMFFSLNGVALTGGFALTIALGCCFVGLCVLEVIKSLWNNDGQVTLIQENKEPIAKGFSNITKDDDLYDLGWESYAKGLYDKLVATNVEEAYAVGLNAKWGYGKTTFLNEIKKNLTGDEILMDFNPWLSNCPDQIVKDFFENLKEKLLKYDNQINDDIDNYVKLLINMDVHPLITSVAKLWEGVSSTSIADSRDNIQTRINRIGKKIIVVIDDLDRLEKDEIYEVLKLIRNTAKFKNLIYIVAYDRYYICTTLKEKGIVAPETYLYKIFQMEVLLPTFEGDLIEKMLMDELKKQLDGEVQLNFLKAIENEVSKANHTKRAIVFFLKNFRDVKRFANLLCLEIEQVATVKLVHDVLPWGLFWLEIIHYAYEDVYLKLRDNYTELLAENGFDGKLTLKDGKNDNGILDEHLFEVLKYMFGPSTDCRGINNINSYSTYFSLRPYIDQVGWSDFIYSVNTNDDQVVEQKMKEWLDSPEGKEASLYSRFKGIKIGKSTRFSKAFVHYFKALEFWADYKNNSVCKYYLPKIYHHIVDKRNCNDGMTSHVCDFFDKTINHLLEKRENCVLLMDILTEVYPMDFGEEYLINDNVIGEEKIKEYVVMAFNKFIEGREIKVEDLCDDKSEIHRLIKSAKIDMTEDFGGAPFFVFDFLLRDYFKNKPVKDSAAVLMNTFRLNGDMIDWGYEEDELRHDLSNRISKYFVSLIWYRNFLWQCVAEERTVVDKYMKDNLLA